A genomic segment from Segniliparus rotundus DSM 44985 encodes:
- a CDS encoding TetR/AcrR family transcriptional regulator yields the protein MARNKRPQDADEKRAEIVAAARRLFVDIGYDATSMSRLAQQAGVAPNTIYWYFRDKDDVLIAVLNAVVADAWSQYQGVASEPIAARILWLVRQLTQMSRLVNTVHARVEHSPALAEWHHNFHLLTEGLFRHELESLGVPTETLDAEVMIGVFVVEGLLTHDQDEEQQRAVCDVLAARWSSAGPPTLDRAPGLPGAGAPSPGGSLAQEDL from the coding sequence ATGGCGCGCAACAAACGCCCGCAAGACGCCGACGAGAAGCGCGCGGAAATCGTGGCAGCAGCTCGGCGGCTGTTCGTCGACATCGGCTACGACGCCACGTCGATGAGCCGGCTCGCCCAGCAGGCGGGCGTGGCGCCCAACACCATCTACTGGTACTTCCGCGACAAGGACGACGTGCTCATCGCGGTCCTGAACGCCGTCGTGGCCGACGCGTGGTCGCAGTACCAAGGCGTCGCCAGCGAGCCGATCGCGGCCCGCATCCTTTGGTTGGTGCGCCAACTCACGCAGATGAGCCGCCTGGTGAACACAGTCCATGCCCGCGTCGAGCACTCACCGGCCCTCGCCGAATGGCACCACAACTTCCATCTGCTCACCGAGGGCCTGTTCCGCCACGAATTGGAGAGCCTCGGAGTCCCGACCGAGACCCTGGACGCGGAGGTGATGATCGGCGTCTTCGTTGTCGAAGGGCTCCTGACGCACGATCAGGACGAGGAGCAACAACGTGCCGTCTGCGACGTCCTCGCCGCACGCTGGAGCTCGGCGGGGCCGCCCACGCTTGATCGAGCGCCTGGACTTCCCGGCGCTGGCGCTCCGTCGCCAGGAGGTTCGCTCGCACAAGAGGATTTGTGA
- a CDS encoding amino-acid N-acetyltransferase — MHPAALAVRRARVSDVPAIKALVDAYAGRILLEKNLVTLYEAVQEFWVAQHNGAVVGCGALHVLWSDLGELRTVAVRPDWHGKGVGHALVRQLVEHARDLELRKLFVLTFETAFFSKHGFAPIEGTPVTPEVYEEMLKSYDKGVAEFLDLSSIKPNTLGNTRMLLVL; from the coding sequence ATGCACCCCGCAGCTTTGGCGGTCCGCCGCGCGAGAGTCTCCGACGTGCCGGCGATCAAGGCCCTCGTGGACGCTTACGCTGGACGGATTCTGCTCGAAAAAAACCTCGTCACCCTGTATGAAGCCGTGCAGGAGTTCTGGGTCGCCCAGCACAACGGGGCCGTCGTCGGGTGCGGGGCCTTGCACGTCCTGTGGAGCGACCTTGGCGAGTTGCGCACCGTCGCGGTGCGTCCGGATTGGCACGGCAAGGGCGTCGGGCACGCGCTGGTGCGCCAGTTGGTCGAGCACGCCCGAGACCTGGAGCTGCGCAAACTCTTCGTGCTCACGTTCGAAACGGCGTTCTTCAGCAAGCACGGATTCGCCCCGATCGAAGGGACGCCGGTCACTCCCGAGGTGTACGAAGAGATGCTCAAGTCCTATGACAAGGGCGTCGCGGAGTTCCTCGACCTCAGCTCGATCAAGCCGAACACGCTCGGGAACACCCGCATGTTGCTCGTGCTCTGA
- a CDS encoding DNA translocase FtsK 4TM domain-containing protein encodes MTTKTSSRAQSRSRGKSAPAASRKSAPTRRNSAAARKPSGQGNGMKVAAGLGKGISAGFSLLARGLGSTVRAIGPRDEGLLADAGQEGFAETGDNRHEDLDVYGDARQPQRHPGHHRDGVALALLGVSAVLAGSLWSQVGGPAGALVASLVRAIVGSAANILPILLGVLAIVLLRREPNPQSRPRLVLGSALVAASVLGLWHLISGAPQTPEGRARAGGFLGSAFAGPLADGFSSWVAGAVLLLVGAFGALIISGATVRELAATAQSRLSQLPSPAVSRDREECLTVDQDVLDCAPDSGEADEFDVPFPNTEAAEDEEERIPRPRVRQRKPQAELESAAEPVAEVVPPAAAPPAVEAQGRQLELPEPAPQPGDYILPSARVLKLGEPPKKHSAANDVMIKAIDGVFQEFNVNAKVTGYTRGPTVTRYEVELGPAVKVEKITNLTRNIAYAVATDSVRLLAPIPGKSAVGIEVPNTDREMVRLGDVLASPNARQERHPLVIGLGKDIDGQFVTANLAKMPHLLVAGSTGSGKSSFVNSMLVSLLMRAKPEQVRLILVDPKMVELTPYEGVPHLITPIITEPKKAAAALAWLVEEMEQRYKDMQVNKVRHIDDFNAGVREGRIVTPLGSEREMRPYPYILAIVDELADLMMTAPRDVEEAIVRITQKARAAGIHLVLATQRPSVDVVTGLIKTNVPSRLAFATSSLTDSRVILDQPGAEKLIGMGDGLFLPMGANRPQRLQGAYISDEEIAAVVTAVKDQAEPEYHEGVTSAQSVASNAGKADAEPSGDLGPFLQAVDLVVRSQLGSTSMLQRKLRVGFAKAGRLMDMMENHGVVGPSEGSKPREVLYKPEELEELLSHLGSLPPEALD; translated from the coding sequence GTGACGACGAAGACCAGCTCCAGGGCACAGAGCCGCTCTCGGGGAAAGAGCGCTCCCGCTGCCAGCCGCAAAAGCGCCCCGACGCGCCGAAATTCCGCCGCTGCCAGAAAACCTTCGGGCCAAGGCAATGGGATGAAGGTCGCCGCCGGGCTGGGCAAGGGGATCAGCGCCGGGTTCTCGCTCTTGGCAAGAGGCTTGGGCTCCACTGTGCGCGCGATCGGGCCCCGGGACGAGGGCCTGCTGGCCGATGCGGGGCAGGAGGGTTTCGCGGAAACTGGCGACAACAGGCACGAGGACTTGGACGTCTACGGCGATGCGCGCCAGCCGCAGCGCCACCCGGGGCATCATCGCGACGGCGTCGCCCTCGCCCTGCTCGGCGTCTCCGCGGTGCTCGCCGGAAGCCTTTGGTCGCAGGTCGGCGGCCCGGCGGGCGCATTGGTCGCCTCCTTAGTCCGGGCAATCGTCGGCTCCGCCGCGAATATTCTGCCGATCCTGCTCGGCGTGCTCGCCATCGTGCTGTTGCGCCGTGAGCCCAACCCCCAGTCCCGCCCCAGGCTCGTCCTCGGTTCCGCCCTCGTCGCCGCGTCGGTCCTCGGGTTGTGGCACCTGATCTCCGGCGCGCCGCAGACCCCAGAGGGCCGGGCGCGGGCAGGCGGCTTCCTGGGCTCTGCGTTCGCCGGTCCGCTCGCCGACGGTTTCTCCTCCTGGGTGGCAGGGGCAGTGCTCCTGCTTGTGGGCGCTTTCGGGGCGCTCATCATCAGCGGGGCGACCGTCCGGGAGCTCGCGGCGACCGCGCAGTCCCGATTGTCGCAGCTGCCCAGCCCCGCCGTGTCGCGAGACCGGGAGGAGTGCCTGACTGTGGATCAGGACGTTTTGGACTGTGCTCCGGACTCCGGCGAAGCCGATGAGTTCGACGTGCCGTTCCCGAACACGGAGGCCGCCGAGGACGAGGAAGAACGCATTCCCAGGCCGAGGGTGCGACAGCGCAAGCCGCAAGCCGAACTGGAATCGGCGGCGGAGCCGGTGGCCGAGGTCGTGCCGCCAGCGGCCGCGCCGCCCGCCGTCGAGGCTCAGGGCCGTCAGCTCGAGCTTCCCGAGCCCGCCCCGCAGCCCGGCGACTACATCCTGCCCTCCGCGCGAGTCCTCAAACTCGGCGAGCCGCCGAAGAAGCACAGCGCCGCGAACGATGTGATGATCAAGGCCATCGACGGCGTGTTCCAGGAGTTCAATGTGAACGCCAAGGTCACCGGCTACACGCGGGGCCCGACCGTCACCCGCTACGAGGTCGAGCTCGGACCTGCTGTGAAAGTCGAGAAGATCACCAACCTCACCCGCAACATCGCCTACGCGGTGGCCACGGACAGCGTGCGCCTGCTCGCCCCGATCCCCGGCAAATCCGCCGTCGGCATCGAGGTGCCGAACACCGACCGCGAGATGGTGCGCCTCGGCGACGTGCTCGCCTCGCCGAACGCGCGCCAGGAGCGCCACCCCCTGGTCATCGGACTCGGCAAAGACATCGACGGCCAGTTCGTCACCGCCAACCTCGCGAAGATGCCGCACTTGCTCGTCGCGGGCTCCACCGGCTCCGGCAAGTCCAGCTTCGTGAACTCGATGCTCGTCTCCCTGCTCATGCGGGCCAAGCCAGAGCAGGTGCGCCTGATCCTCGTGGACCCCAAAATGGTCGAGCTCACCCCGTACGAGGGCGTGCCGCACCTGATCACACCCATCATCACCGAGCCCAAGAAAGCCGCGGCGGCGCTCGCGTGGCTCGTGGAGGAGATGGAGCAGCGGTATAAAGACATGCAGGTGAACAAGGTCCGCCACATCGACGACTTCAACGCCGGGGTGCGCGAGGGCCGGATTGTCACCCCGCTCGGCTCGGAGCGCGAGATGCGCCCGTACCCGTACATCCTCGCCATCGTCGACGAGCTCGCGGACCTCATGATGACCGCGCCTCGGGACGTGGAAGAGGCCATTGTCCGGATCACGCAGAAGGCCCGTGCGGCGGGCATCCACCTGGTGCTCGCCACGCAGCGGCCCTCGGTGGACGTGGTCACCGGCCTCATCAAGACGAACGTGCCGTCCCGGCTCGCCTTCGCGACCTCCTCGCTCACCGACTCCCGCGTCATCCTCGACCAGCCGGGGGCGGAGAAGCTCATCGGCATGGGCGACGGCCTTTTCCTGCCGATGGGGGCGAACCGGCCGCAGCGTCTGCAGGGCGCCTACATCTCCGACGAAGAGATCGCGGCGGTCGTCACAGCGGTCAAGGACCAGGCCGAGCCGGAGTACCACGAGGGCGTGACCAGCGCGCAGAGCGTCGCCTCGAACGCGGGGAAGGCCGACGCGGAGCCGTCTGGCGACCTCGGGCCTTTCCTGCAGGCGGTGGACTTGGTGGTGCGCAGCCAGCTCGGCTCCACCTCGATGCTGCAGCGCAAACTGCGGGTCGGGTTCGCCAAAGCGGGCCGCCTGATGGACATGATGGAGAACCACGGCGTGGTCGGGCCTTCAGAAGGGTCCAAGCCCCGAGAGGTCCTGTACAAGCCCGAAGAGCTCGAAGAGCTGCTTTCGCACCTGGGCAGCCTGCCGCCGGAAGCGTTGGACTGA
- a CDS encoding TerC family protein: MPSTLVWTVTAVLLLALFVFDFIGQARKPHEPSAREAAVWCGVYVLLALAFGAGMAVWWSVGRATEFVAGYVTELSLSVDNLFVFLLILNKGRVPREHQQKVLLFGVALALLARAVFIFLGSAVIGMFSWTFYLFGAYLVYVAIRLAVQKEEPKEGAPPQLLPEEEHQLHGGGKMPPQAQEEPARESFVARLLAKTLPTTSDFHGGRLFAREHGKLLATPLFAALVTLGFTDVLFALDSIPAIYGLTSEAYIVFTANAFALMGLLQLYFLVGGLLDRLVHLSKGLSAVLAFIGVKLILHAAHESGAHVPEISTPLSLAVIAAMIAVAVAASLFATKKAARQGARLPD; this comes from the coding sequence GTGCCATCAACGCTCGTCTGGACGGTCACCGCCGTCCTGCTGCTCGCCCTCTTCGTGTTCGACTTCATCGGCCAGGCCCGAAAACCTCATGAGCCCTCCGCCCGCGAGGCAGCGGTGTGGTGCGGCGTCTATGTGCTCCTCGCTTTGGCCTTCGGCGCCGGTATGGCCGTGTGGTGGTCTGTCGGCCGTGCCACTGAATTCGTCGCGGGCTACGTGACGGAGCTGTCCCTCTCGGTGGACAACCTCTTCGTCTTCCTGCTCATCTTGAACAAGGGGCGTGTGCCCAGAGAGCACCAGCAGAAAGTCTTGCTGTTCGGGGTCGCCTTGGCGCTCCTCGCGCGGGCTGTGTTCATCTTCCTGGGGTCGGCGGTGATCGGGATGTTCAGCTGGACGTTCTATCTTTTCGGCGCGTACCTGGTGTATGTCGCGATCCGGCTCGCCGTCCAAAAGGAGGAGCCGAAGGAAGGAGCCCCGCCGCAACTGCTGCCAGAGGAAGAGCACCAACTGCACGGGGGCGGGAAGATGCCGCCGCAAGCCCAGGAGGAACCCGCGCGGGAGAGCTTCGTGGCGCGCCTTCTCGCCAAGACGCTGCCCACGACGAGCGATTTCCACGGCGGCAGGCTGTTCGCCCGCGAGCACGGGAAGCTCTTGGCCACGCCGCTCTTCGCCGCCCTTGTCACGCTCGGGTTCACCGATGTGCTCTTCGCCCTCGATTCCATCCCGGCGATCTACGGCCTCACCAGCGAGGCCTACATCGTGTTCACGGCCAATGCGTTCGCGCTCATGGGCTTGTTGCAGCTGTACTTCCTCGTCGGCGGACTCTTGGACCGGCTGGTGCACCTGTCCAAGGGGCTTTCTGCGGTCCTCGCGTTCATCGGCGTGAAGCTCATCCTCCACGCCGCGCATGAGAGCGGGGCCCATGTGCCGGAAATCTCCACGCCCCTCTCTCTCGCGGTCATTGCCGCAATGATCGCCGTCGCGGTGGCCGCGAGCCTCTTCGCGACCAAGAAGGCCGCTCGGCAAGGCGCGCGGCTGCCAGATTGA
- a CDS encoding alpha/beta hydrolase, producing MGQQHRYARHDITFPSEGALCAAWLYRPDGAQKPPIVVLAHGFGAFRELRLDAYAARFAEAGYAALVFDYRHWGSSEGQPRRLLDIGRQHADWRAAIAHARGLDNIDSRRVVAWGSSFGGGHVLDLAAHDHDLAAAIVQVPHVTGLASVFAQSPKILPRLLIAGVRDQVGAWFGRPPHRVKVVGQPGELAMMTSPGSYEPAMRMAGDKREELLAQNDVAARIALRVPFYSPGRTAPKITAPTLVQLARYDDVTPYAKAERAAARIPNGEIKAYDCAHFEPYLEPHFDGIVTDQIGFLARHVPVA from the coding sequence ATGGGGCAGCAACACCGCTACGCGCGACACGACATCACGTTCCCGTCCGAGGGCGCGCTGTGCGCCGCGTGGCTGTATCGACCGGATGGCGCGCAGAAACCGCCCATCGTCGTGCTGGCCCACGGCTTCGGCGCGTTCCGCGAATTGCGGTTGGACGCCTACGCCGCACGGTTCGCCGAGGCCGGCTACGCCGCGCTCGTGTTCGACTATCGGCACTGGGGCTCCAGCGAAGGCCAACCCCGCCGCCTGCTCGACATCGGGCGCCAGCACGCCGATTGGCGGGCGGCCATCGCCCACGCCCGCGGCCTCGACAACATCGACTCCCGTCGCGTGGTCGCTTGGGGCTCTTCGTTCGGCGGCGGCCACGTGCTGGACCTGGCCGCCCACGACCACGATCTCGCCGCCGCCATCGTGCAGGTGCCGCACGTCACGGGACTGGCTTCGGTCTTCGCGCAATCCCCGAAGATCCTCCCCCGCCTGCTGATCGCGGGCGTGCGCGACCAGGTCGGCGCCTGGTTCGGCCGGCCGCCGCATCGCGTCAAGGTGGTCGGACAACCCGGCGAACTCGCGATGATGACCTCGCCCGGCTCCTATGAGCCCGCCATGAGGATGGCCGGGGACAAACGCGAGGAACTGCTGGCCCAGAACGACGTCGCCGCCCGCATCGCCCTGCGCGTGCCGTTTTACTCGCCGGGACGGACCGCTCCCAAAATCACCGCGCCGACGTTGGTCCAACTCGCCCGCTACGACGACGTCACCCCGTACGCCAAGGCCGAGAGGGCCGCGGCCCGCATCCCCAACGGCGAGATCAAGGCCTACGACTGCGCCCACTTCGAGCCGTACCTGGAGCCGCACTTCGACGGGATCGTCACCGACCAGATCGGATTCCTCGCGCGCCACGTCCCAGTGGCCTGA
- a CDS encoding DUF6602 domain-containing protein, with protein MNSEHHKWLEELNRSILETYQGEQEMAGKSEHIQEVGHRVEAKWLEVLSAWLPPQYGIDTRKYLLLETEDGPAKTKETDIVVFHPHYPKSLRSKSDVLASGVAAAFSVKRTLTKDSIAQAFENAAQLRRGMKIRDHTLRHYLAPPVFYGLLAQSSTWNKSENAATKIKDMVDENDKTIPRSPREGLDFICVADAGCWSRKTAVLTEKYLTTHPALEFFLGRETIAISGMRRKYEAEALSPLTKFIGSLWQKLAINDPTLKPLADGLRLTDPDPEGGQFSGRRYKLDDLVDSDVMDNVRSESPVGFDWMYQY; from the coding sequence ATGAATTCTGAACATCACAAATGGCTTGAGGAACTAAACCGCTCTATCTTAGAAACATATCAAGGCGAACAGGAAATGGCCGGAAAGTCGGAGCATATCCAAGAGGTCGGACATCGGGTAGAAGCGAAGTGGCTGGAGGTGCTTTCAGCTTGGCTACCTCCGCAGTATGGGATTGACACACGAAAATATCTGCTTCTTGAAACTGAGGACGGGCCAGCGAAGACAAAAGAGACGGACATTGTTGTTTTTCACCCCCATTATCCTAAATCGTTACGTAGCAAATCGGATGTTCTAGCCTCCGGCGTAGCTGCAGCTTTCAGTGTCAAACGAACCCTAACCAAAGATTCCATCGCCCAAGCATTTGAGAATGCCGCGCAACTCCGTCGCGGCATGAAGATACGCGACCACACGCTCAGGCACTATCTCGCCCCTCCTGTGTTTTACGGGCTCCTAGCCCAATCTTCCACGTGGAATAAATCAGAAAATGCTGCTACTAAAATCAAAGATATGGTAGATGAGAATGACAAGACTATTCCTCGGTCGCCGCGCGAGGGCTTGGATTTCATATGTGTGGCTGATGCTGGCTGCTGGAGCCGAAAGACCGCTGTCCTGACGGAAAAGTATCTAACCACACACCCTGCATTGGAATTTTTCTTAGGACGCGAGACAATAGCAATATCTGGCATGCGGAGAAAATACGAGGCTGAGGCGCTTTCTCCTCTGACAAAGTTCATCGGATCCTTATGGCAGAAACTGGCTATCAATGATCCCACGCTCAAACCGCTCGCCGATGGGCTGCGGCTCACGGACCCTGATCCAGAAGGCGGTCAATTCTCAGGCCGCCGATATAAGCTAGACGATCTAGTCGACTCGGACGTGATGGATAATGTACGCAGCGAATCACCGGTCGGTTTCGACTGGATGTACCAGTATTGA